In the Thermococcus sp. genome, one interval contains:
- the ppsA gene encoding phosphoenolpyruvate synthase: protein MSEYKFIKWFEELGKGDVALVGGKGANLGEMTNAGIPVPPGFCVTAEAYKYFVENVKLEDGKTLQEWIMGVIAETNVDDSKQLQENTAKIRQKIIELPMPAEIAGEIERAYKELSQRFNKEAVYVAVRSSATAEDLPEASFAGQQETYLDVYGVDDVIDKVKKCWASLWTARATFYRAKQGFDHSKVYLSAVVQKMVNSKTSGVMFTANPVTNNRNEIMINASWGLGEAVVSGSVSPDEYIVEKGTWKIKEKYIAKKEVMVVRNPETGKGTIYVKVADYLGPEWVEKQVLTEEQIIEVAKIGAKIEEHYGWPQDIEWAYDADDGKLYIVQSRPITTLKETETAQEAAEVEEAEVILKGLGASPGIGAGKVVVIFDASEIDKVKEGDVLVTTMTNPDMVPAMKRASAIVTDEGGRTSHAAIVSRELGIPAVVGTKEATKKLKTGDYVTVDGTRGVVYKGIVKSLVEKKEEEKAAGGQVVVAGAPLITATKVKVNVSMPEVAERAAATGADGVGLLRAEHMILTIGKHPVKFIKEGKFDELVEKLADGIRTVAAAFYPRPVWYRTLDAPTNEFKEMPGGEDEPDERNPMLGWRGIRRSLDQVELLKAEFTAIKKVVEEGYDNIGVMLPLVGHPEQIRKAKEIAREVGLEPHKDVEWGIMIEVPAAALIIEDLIKEGLDFVSFGTNDLTQYTLAIDRDNDRIAYLYDEKHPAVLKLIENVIKVAKKYGVETSICGQAGSDPKMAKILVRLGIDSISANPDAVELIRKTVAQEEQKLILEAARKRLFE, encoded by the coding sequence AGCGAATACAAATTTATAAAGTGGTTTGAGGAACTCGGAAAGGGCGACGTCGCTCTTGTTGGCGGAAAGGGTGCCAACCTTGGAGAAATGACCAACGCCGGCATTCCGGTTCCGCCCGGCTTCTGTGTCACCGCCGAGGCCTACAAGTACTTCGTCGAGAACGTCAAGCTCGAAGACGGAAAGACCCTCCAGGAGTGGATTATGGGCGTCATCGCCGAGACCAACGTCGATGACTCCAAGCAGCTCCAGGAGAACACCGCCAAGATCAGGCAGAAGATAATTGAGCTCCCGATGCCGGCAGAGATAGCCGGGGAGATCGAGAGGGCTTACAAGGAGCTCTCCCAGAGGTTCAACAAGGAAGCGGTTTACGTTGCCGTCCGCTCTTCTGCCACCGCCGAAGACCTCCCGGAGGCCAGCTTCGCCGGCCAGCAGGAGACCTACCTCGACGTCTACGGCGTTGATGACGTCATAGACAAGGTCAAGAAGTGCTGGGCCTCACTCTGGACGGCCAGAGCCACCTTCTACAGGGCCAAGCAGGGCTTCGACCACAGCAAGGTCTACCTCTCAGCCGTCGTCCAGAAGATGGTCAACAGCAAGACCAGCGGTGTTATGTTCACCGCCAACCCCGTCACCAACAACAGGAACGAGATCATGATCAACGCCAGCTGGGGCCTCGGTGAGGCCGTCGTCAGCGGCAGCGTTTCCCCGGACGAGTACATTGTTGAGAAGGGCACCTGGAAGATAAAGGAGAAGTACATCGCCAAGAAGGAGGTCATGGTTGTCCGCAACCCTGAGACCGGCAAGGGAACCATCTACGTCAAGGTCGCCGACTACCTCGGCCCCGAGTGGGTTGAGAAGCAGGTTCTCACCGAGGAGCAGATCATCGAGGTCGCTAAGATAGGCGCCAAGATAGAGGAGCACTACGGCTGGCCGCAGGACATCGAGTGGGCCTACGACGCCGACGACGGCAAGCTCTACATCGTCCAGAGCAGACCGATCACCACCCTCAAGGAGACCGAGACCGCTCAGGAGGCCGCCGAGGTCGAGGAGGCCGAGGTTATCCTCAAGGGTCTCGGTGCCTCACCGGGCATCGGTGCCGGTAAGGTCGTCGTCATATTCGACGCCAGCGAGATCGACAAGGTCAAGGAGGGAGACGTCCTCGTCACCACCATGACCAACCCGGACATGGTCCCGGCCATGAAGAGGGCAAGCGCTATCGTCACCGACGAGGGTGGAAGGACCAGCCACGCCGCCATCGTCAGCCGTGAGCTCGGTATCCCGGCCGTCGTCGGTACCAAGGAGGCCACCAAGAAGCTCAAGACCGGCGACTACGTCACCGTTGACGGAACGAGGGGTGTCGTCTACAAGGGCATAGTCAAGAGCCTCGTCGAGAAGAAGGAGGAGGAGAAGGCCGCCGGTGGACAGGTCGTTGTCGCTGGAGCTCCGCTCATCACCGCGACCAAGGTCAAGGTCAACGTCTCCATGCCTGAAGTTGCTGAGCGCGCAGCAGCGACCGGCGCCGACGGTGTTGGACTGCTCCGCGCCGAGCACATGATCCTCACCATCGGCAAGCACCCGGTCAAGTTCATCAAGGAGGGCAAGTTCGACGAGCTCGTCGAGAAGCTCGCCGACGGAATAAGGACCGTTGCCGCTGCCTTCTACCCGAGGCCGGTCTGGTACAGGACCCTCGACGCCCCGACCAACGAGTTCAAGGAGATGCCTGGTGGAGAGGACGAGCCGGACGAGAGGAACCCGATGCTCGGATGGCGCGGAATCAGGAGGAGCCTTGACCAGGTCGAGCTCCTCAAGGCCGAGTTCACCGCCATCAAGAAGGTCGTCGAGGAGGGCTACGACAACATCGGCGTCATGCTCCCGCTCGTTGGCCACCCTGAGCAGATCAGGAAGGCCAAGGAGATAGCCAGGGAAGTTGGCCTCGAGCCGCACAAGGACGTCGAGTGGGGAATAATGATCGAGGTTCCGGCCGCTGCACTCATCATCGAGGACCTCATCAAGGAGGGCCTTGACTTCGTCAGCTTCGGTACCAACGACCTCACCCAGTACACCCTCGCCATCGACAGGGACAACGACAGGATCGCCTACCTCTACGACGAGAAGCACCCGGCAGTGCTCAAGCTCATCGAGAACGTCATCAAGGTCGCCAAGAAGTACGGCGTCGAGACCAGCATCTGCGGACAGGCCGGCAGCGACCCGAAGATGGCCAAGATACTCGTCAGGCTCGGCATCGACAGCATCAGCGCCAACCCCGATGCCGTCGAGCTCATCAGGAAGACCGTCGCCCAGGAGGAGCAGAAGCTCATCCTCGAGGCGGCTCGCAAGAGGCTCTTCGAGTGA
- a CDS encoding MATE family efflux transporter, with product MRREVEAMRDQIVSGPIVKTLILLAYPLIINQLVQVLYNLTDTYWLGKLGREELAAPGTAWPLVWFFMAIGMGFATAGFAFVSQYVGAKEYDKANRAAGGLYSLMMLFAIGVGIFGVISAPYLLDFMNVSETVYPYALNYTRVIFAGIPFAFTLFAFNFLLRAIGDTKTPVKINIATVLLNLVLDPFLIFGWGPFPELGVIGAAVATMFSNSLGSLVGGYLLFKGKVGIHLTVEELKPDWEFYKRIFRVGIPSSVGSSTTALGFVILTRIIFTLGGRFGEADVAFATYSITNRLTNFMFAFSDGISMAMGTMVGQTVGARFYERAKVIAEKTMAINFAILSLGTLLFAFFRVEIFSFFINDPAIIAESAKVVKYFSASLPFFGIFSAVNNVFQSSGHTKKSMLLSMLRLWGLRLPLSYGLGILVKDTAGMWLGMGLSNVLGAVVALIWFLTGSWMSRIIEEKG from the coding sequence ATGAGGCGTGAAGTAGAGGCGATGCGCGACCAGATTGTCAGCGGACCGATAGTGAAGACGCTCATCCTGTTAGCGTACCCGCTCATCATAAACCAGCTCGTCCAGGTTCTCTACAACCTCACCGACACGTACTGGCTCGGAAAGCTCGGGAGGGAGGAGCTGGCCGCACCGGGGACGGCGTGGCCCCTGGTCTGGTTCTTCATGGCCATCGGAATGGGGTTTGCCACAGCAGGCTTCGCCTTCGTGAGCCAGTACGTCGGGGCAAAGGAGTACGATAAGGCCAACCGCGCCGCTGGGGGGCTGTACTCCCTCATGATGCTCTTCGCGATAGGGGTCGGAATATTCGGGGTCATCTCTGCACCATATCTGCTTGACTTCATGAACGTGAGCGAGACTGTGTACCCCTACGCGCTCAACTACACCCGCGTCATCTTCGCCGGCATACCATTCGCCTTCACGCTCTTCGCCTTCAACTTCCTCCTGAGGGCCATAGGGGACACCAAAACGCCCGTTAAAATAAACATAGCCACCGTGCTTCTGAATCTGGTTCTGGACCCGTTCCTGATATTCGGCTGGGGGCCGTTTCCGGAGCTCGGCGTCATCGGGGCCGCGGTTGCGACGATGTTCTCCAACAGCCTCGGCTCGCTCGTCGGCGGCTACCTCCTCTTCAAGGGGAAAGTGGGAATACACCTAACGGTGGAGGAGCTGAAGCCGGACTGGGAGTTCTACAAGCGCATTTTCAGGGTAGGGATACCCTCAAGCGTCGGTTCATCCACCACAGCCCTCGGCTTTGTCATTCTCACAAGGATAATCTTCACTCTGGGCGGCCGGTTCGGTGAGGCCGATGTGGCCTTCGCGACCTACAGCATAACCAACAGACTGACCAACTTCATGTTCGCCTTCTCGGACGGCATAAGCATGGCGATGGGGACGATGGTGGGCCAGACGGTCGGTGCGAGGTTCTACGAGAGGGCAAAGGTCATAGCGGAGAAGACGATGGCGATAAACTTTGCCATTCTGAGCCTTGGAACGCTCCTCTTTGCCTTCTTCCGCGTGGAGATATTCAGCTTCTTCATCAACGACCCTGCGATAATAGCCGAGAGCGCAAAGGTGGTTAAGTACTTCTCCGCCTCCCTGCCCTTCTTTGGCATATTCTCGGCGGTGAACAACGTCTTCCAGAGCTCCGGACACACCAAGAAGAGCATGCTCCTCAGTATGCTCCGCCTCTGGGGGCTGAGGCTTCCCCTCAGCTACGGCCTCGGAATCCTCGTGAAGGACACGGCAGGAATGTGGCTGGGGATGGGCTTAAGCAACGTTTTGGGGGCGGTTGTCGCTCTCATCTGGTTCCTGACCGGGAGCTGGATGAGCCGCATCATAGAGGAGAAGGGGTAG